A stretch of the Capsicum annuum cultivar UCD-10X-F1 chromosome 10, UCD10Xv1.1, whole genome shotgun sequence genome encodes the following:
- the LOC124887635 gene encoding UDP-glycosyltransferase 73C6-like, which produces MAAQNSQLHFVLVPLMSPGHLIPMVDFAKLLAQHGVIVSIISTPLNTVRFKSGIDPSIKSGLQIRVYELEFPAVLAGLPEGCENMDSLPSRDSIRDFFAAASMLQEPFEELFSDLRPSPCCIISGKNMAWTVDSARKFKVPRIFFDGMGCFSATCTQKLQSSKVHENVSKFESFVVPGLPHRVELTKAQLPENLNPGSPDLVDVRNKMVAAESFSDGIIVNTFEELELEYVKEFKKIKGGKVWCIGPVSACNKSESEKAARGKNVSLEQNQCLKWLDLQEPNSVVYASLGSICGLTCSQLVELGLGLEASNRPFIWVMRGGEKSKELEKWIEEERFEERIQGRGFLIKGWSPQILVLSHPSVGAFLTHCGWNSTLEGCCSGLPIITCPLFAEQFINEKLITQVLGNGISVGVQAAVTWGMEEKSGLVMKRGDVKNAIEKIIDEGVEGEDRRRKAKEIGKMANRALEEGGSSYLNIKALIQDIMQQSLSSVEASS; this is translated from the coding sequence ATGGCTGCTCAAAATTCTCAGCTTCACTTTGTTCTTGTACCCTTAATGTCCCCTGGCCATCTCATCCCTATGGTGGACTTTGCTAAATTGTTAGCACAACATGGTGTAATTGTTTCTATAATTTCTACACCCCTTAACACTGTCAGATTCAAATCAGGTATTGATCCCTCTATCAAATCAGGCCTTCAGATCAGAGTATATGAACTGGAGTTTCCAGCAGTACTTGCCGGCTTGCCCGAGGGATGTGAGAACATGGATTCCTTACCTTCGCGCGATTCAATCAGGGATTTCTTTGCTGCTGCTAGCATGTTGCAAGAACCGTTTGAAGAATTGTTTAGTGATCTTAGGCCCAGTCCTTGCTGCATAATATCTGGGAAAAACATGGCGTGGACCGTCGATAGTGCGCGTAAGTTTAAAGTTCCTAGAATTTTCTTTGATGGTATGGGATGTTTTTCTGCTACATGCACACAGAAGTTGCAGAGCTCCAAAGTTCATGAGAACGTGTCGAAGTTTGAGTCTTTTGTAGTACCAGGTTTGCCTCATAGAGTTGAGCTGACCAAAGCACAGTTGCCTGAAAATCTGAATCCAGGCTCACCTGATTTAGTCGATGTTCGCAACAAGATGGTTGCTGCTGAATCTTTCTCCGATGGGATAATTGTCAATACATTCGAGGAACTGGAACTTGAATATGTTAAAGAGTTTAAGAAGATCAAAGGTGGGAAAGTCTGGTGCATTGGCCCTGTCTCAGCTTGCAACAAATCGGAATCCGAAAAGGCTGCAAGAGGCAAAAATGTGTCTTTGGAACAGAACCAATGCCTCAAGTGGCTTGACTTGCAAGAACCAAACTCTGTGGTTTATGCAAGTCTTGGTAGCATATGTGGCCTAACATGTTCACAACTTGTGGAACTTGGATTAGGCTTAGAAGCATCAAATAGGCCATTCATATGGGTAATGAGAGGAGGGGAGAAATCAAAAGAGTTAGAAAAGTggattgaagaagaaagatttGAAGAGAGGATTCAAGGAAGAGGCTTTTTAATAAAAGGCTGGTCTCCTCAGATTCTTGTCTTGTCTCATCCATCCGTAGGTGCTTTCTTAACGCACTGTGGATGGAATTCGACTCTTGAAGGGTGCTGCTCTGGCTTACCTATAATTACTTGTCCATTGTTTGCTGAGCAGTTTATCAATGAGAAATTGATCACACAAGTGTTAGGCAATGGTATTAGTGTGGGAGTCCAGGCTGCCGTTACATGGGGAATGGAGGAAAAATCCGGATTAGTAATGAAGCGCGGAGATGTAAAGAACGCCATTGAGAAGATCATTGATGAGGGTGTAGAAGGAGAAGATCGACGTAGAAAGGCAAAAGAGATCGGTAAAATGGCGAATAGGGCATTAGAGGAAGGTGGCTCATCTTACCTAAACATTAAGGCTTTGATTCAAGATATTATGCAACAGAGTTTGAGCAGTGTTGAGGCAAGTTCTTGA